Part of the Roseobacter litoralis Och 149 genome, CCGGATCAACGCCTATAACGAGATGGCCGAGGTCTCGGAACGTGAAAAACTCTCCCGCGCGCAGATCGTCATCCCGAACGGCCCGCGTCTGGGCTCCAAGGTGATCGAGGTGCAGGGCCTCGCCAAACATCTCGGCGACAAGCAACTGGTTGAGGGGCTCGACTTCTCGCTGCCCCCCGGCGGCATCGTTGGCGTGATCGGCCCCAACGGCGCGGGTAAATCCACGCTGTTCAAAATGCTCACGGGACAATTGGACCCCGACGCGGGCACCATCGAATACGGCGACACCGTCGATCTGTCCTATGTCGATCAGAGCCGTGATGATCTGGCCGCAAATGACAACGTCTGGGAGGCCATCACCGGCGGCGCAGAACTGATCCAGCTTGGCGATGCCGAGGTGAACTCCCGCGCCTATTGCTCGTCCTTCAACTTCAAGGGCGGCGATCAGCAGAAAAAAGTCGGCCTGCTCTCGGGCGGCGAACGCAACCGCGTGCACATGGCGCGGCTCCTGAAGGCAGGCGGCAACGTGCTGCTGCTCGATGAGCCGACCAATGATCTCGACGTCGAAACCCTCCGCGCTCTGGAAGACGCCCTCGTCGATTTCGCAGGCTGCGCCGTGGTCATCAGCCACGACCGGTTTTTCCTCGATAGGATTTGCACCCACATTCTGGCATTTGAAGGCGAAGCCCACGTCGAATGGTTCGAAGGCGGCTTCACCGATTACGAAGAGGACAAGAAGCGCCGCTTGGGCGCAGATGCCTTGGAGCCGAAGCGGTTGAAGCATAAGAAATTCGTGCGATAAAATGCCATCGCTGTTTCTTGACGCCAATGTTTTCCTCGATTTTTACAGATTTGGCGCTGACGATATCGGAGAGATGCAGAAACTTGTGGCCTTAATCGAAGGCGAAGAGATCGCGCTTTTTGCAAACGATCATCTTGTCGACGAGATTAAGCGAAATCGTGAAAAGGTTCTTTCGGAAACTCTAGGAGATTTGAAAGGTCAGAAATACGGCGCAAAGCTTCCAAATTACTGCTCCAATCTCACTGAAAAAAGCGCTCTGGTAGAGTGCCTGAAGCAAGCGAATAAATTGCATTCGACTTTAGTGTCGAAAGTGGATGAACTTATGAAATCTGAAGCTTTGGAGGCGGACAAGTTGATCAACAAAATATTGGATACTGCTCGCTTTTCGCTGTCTAAATTTGATGTGCTAGATGCTGCCAGAGTCAGGCAAGAGTTAAGAAATCCTCCCGGAAAAAAGGACTCGCTCGGCGATGCGATTAACTGGGAAAGCTTGTTGCAAAATGATCAGATTTGGCTCCTCGACGTCGTGTCGAAAGACGGCGATTTCGCTTCTGATTTGAGCCCGGACAAAATCAAGGGATTTTTGCTTGCTGAATGGGTATCGAGAAAGGGTACTAGCAGTAAGGTAAACCTTTTCCGTTCGCTAGGGGATTACTTCAGAGCGCGATATCCGCAAATCGCTTTGTCAGATGAACAAGAAAAGAATGATTTGATCTCACAGCTAGAAATGTCGCCAAATTTTTCGACTACACATTTCTTGATCGCTAAACTTAGCGGCTATGATTTCTTTACGAACCAACAAGTGTCACGATTATTTAATGCTTTGGTAACCAACACTCAGGTTGGATGGATCGCGACAGACCCAGATGTAAATGAGTTTTACAAGGCCTTGCAGCCGAAAGCTTGGGTGCTATCAAGCGATCGCCAAAGCCGCGCCGCCGAATACCTTGAGGTGGAAGAGGACTTCTTTGATTTATTTTAGAACGACAGGGAGCGGTGCAATTCCCGACCGCGGGTCGAAGGCCGTCTTGCATTTGATCCAGTGGATCAAATGAGGCCGTAGAAGGCGATAGCCTCGGGGGAGACGCAGTCGCCCCCGCCCATGGGGGCGGTCGGGGGCGGCGAAAACGCGGGGCGTTTCCGCAGGGCGGACTTGAAACCCACATATTCAAAATTGACGCAGAGTATTCTGCCACCTGCGACGTGCCGTCAATCCGTTACATCACCATTGAACGGAACAATCGCGACCATCTTGCATAGGTCTGCGCCAACACCCCCGCACCCCAAGTCTTAAACCATCGCCCCGATCCACAGGCCCAGCCCAAAGACCGTATGCGCCGCCAGCCCCAGCGCTCGCGCGCGCCACGGCGCGGGTGTTTTGGAGGCGGCGATCCCGGCGCCCATGGCCGGTTGCATCAGGAACCAGCCAAAGCCGATCATCACAATCGAAAACACCCATGCGGGCAAAAACGTAGGCTCCGCCAGCCAGCCCGGCCCCATCAGCACCGCCAGCGCCACGCCGTAGATCACCCCCACCGCATAGTGAAACGCCCAGCCGATCTGCACCTCGCGCGGCACAGGGGCCACAGCGCCAATATCGTCGTGAAACACGCGGCCCTGCGCGACCTGCACAACCCAGCGCCCCGCACGGCCCCAGTTGGACAGGGGCAGACCGGCCAGCCGGTTCAGCAGCAGCCCCCAAAGGTCCATGGCAGCGGTTGCCACCAGCCCCATCACGATACCCTCTGTCAGTATAGTCATCTTTGCGCCTCGCCCACGGGTCCAAAGGCGTTCTTTCAGGTTGCGCCAGATTTGACCAGCCCCGCCTGAGGGCCAGCCCCCTTCAGGGATCATCGCGCATGCCGGGGCCCCATCCCGGCCTGACGCCGCTCTCCTGCTCTGCGGCGATGATCCGCGCGCGGCGGTTGCCCAGCGCGGTCTGCTCCTCCATCAGCCCCGCCATCTTCATCGCGAGCCATGTGTTCAGAATGCGGTTGATCCGCCCCTGATAGCCCTGCCCCATGGCGCGGAACATCTTGACCACGGATTGATCGAGGTACAGCGTCGTCTTCACCTTCGGCTCGTGGCAATCAATATCTGCCTCGATCATGTGCCATGCGTCCGGCACCTCGTCGCGCAGCGCACGCAGTGGCAGCGTGTCTTCATCCGCGCGCCACAGGTGATACATCAGGCGGCGGCGGGCGATGTGCTCGGTTTTTGTCAGGCGCGGCATGGGTCGTCTCCTTTGGGCGCAAACCTGCCAGAGCAGCGTTATCAAAGGCTGAGCCCTGCGCACGCCGCGCACCGACGTGATACCGACGTTATACCGACGGGGAATCGATGCCGCTTTGGGCTGTCGCAAGAACGCCCTTTACGCTAGACCTTGGGCACCCAACGAGACGGAGTTTCCATGCCTTTCAGACTTGCCTTATGCGCGCTCATCCTGCTGACGGCCTGCGGGACACAGTATCGCGACACCGACGCGCCGATCAGCGCGCAGGCCGACTTTGACGCGGCGCGCTATCTGGGCACATGGTATGAGATCGCCCGCTACCCCGTGCCCTTTCAGGAGGGGTGCACCGCGACCACGGCCACCTACCAAGCCATTGATGATCAGAGGATTTCCGTGCTGAACCAGTGCCGGCAGGGCGATCCCACCGGACCGCTTGACCAGATCAAAGGGACTGCTCGCGTCGTTGCACCGGGGCAGCTGACCGTCCAGTTTTACACGGTCCCCTTCCTGCGCGCGCCCTATTGGGTCTTATGGGTCGATGAGAGCTACCAGACTGCCGTCGTGGGCGTACCAAACGGGCGCGCCGGCTGGATTCTCGCCCGCAGCCCACAAATAGCGCCGGTAACACGCGCCATGGCGAATGATATCCTGCGTCAAAACGGCTATGATCCCGACGCGCTGATTGAGACGCTGCATGCACCGTAATCGCTTGTTTTATCGTTGAATTCTGCGGGCCAGGCCCTCGCACACGCACCGAAGCCCTGCTTTGCCGTGTAGCCTGCCAGCGCACCTCCCCGGCTGCGACAACACGCTCCCCGACTCAGGAACGCAAAAAACGAGCCGGTACATGACCGGCCCGTTGAGTTGAAAAGACATCGCGGAGGAAGAGAGCCGCGTGCCCGCCGAACGAACATGTAACCCATCACACCGCCCTGACGCAGCACGAGAGCAACACTGTTCACCGCTAAGAAAGCACGGGGGCACGGATGCGTCTGTGAACAACTTCACACAGCACGATTGCAAGGGCGCGACGAATGCAGACTGCCAACGGTTGCGCTGCCTGCGTACGGCGTCAGGTTGCATTTTTGACAAAATTCTGCTATGGTTTACGCGCACAACACGTCTTCTTCGACCTGCTCTCCATGTAACGGCGCTCAGAATTCGATACAGATACACTGCGCCAGGTTATCGCACGAACGCGGATAGCATTCTATATAGGAGACACGGGAAATGGCCACAGGCACCGTGAAATGGTTTAACACAACAAAAGGCTTCGGCTTTATCGCACCCGATGGCGGATCAAAGGACGTTTTCGTTCATATTTCGGC contains:
- a CDS encoding PIN domain-containing protein, whose amino-acid sequence is MPSLFLDANVFLDFYRFGADDIGEMQKLVALIEGEEIALFANDHLVDEIKRNREKVLSETLGDLKGQKYGAKLPNYCSNLTEKSALVECLKQANKLHSTLVSKVDELMKSEALEADKLINKILDTARFSLSKFDVLDAARVRQELRNPPGKKDSLGDAINWESLLQNDQIWLLDVVSKDGDFASDLSPDKIKGFLLAEWVSRKGTSSKVNLFRSLGDYFRARYPQIALSDEQEKNDLISQLEMSPNFSTTHFLIAKLSGYDFFTNQQVSRLFNALVTNTQVGWIATDPDVNEFYKALQPKAWVLSSDRQSRAAEYLEVEEDFFDLF
- a CDS encoding DUF2938 domain-containing protein yields the protein MTILTEGIVMGLVATAAMDLWGLLLNRLAGLPLSNWGRAGRWVVQVAQGRVFHDDIGAVAPVPREVQIGWAFHYAVGVIYGVALAVLMGPGWLAEPTFLPAWVFSIVMIGFGWFLMQPAMGAGIAASKTPAPWRARALGLAAHTVFGLGLWIGAMV
- a CDS encoding BrnA antitoxin family protein, producing MPRLTKTEHIARRRLMYHLWRADEDTLPLRALRDEVPDAWHMIEADIDCHEPKVKTTLYLDQSVVKMFRAMGQGYQGRINRILNTWLAMKMAGLMEEQTALGNRRARIIAAEQESGVRPGWGPGMRDDP
- a CDS encoding lipocalin family protein gives rise to the protein MPFRLALCALILLTACGTQYRDTDAPISAQADFDAARYLGTWYEIARYPVPFQEGCTATTATYQAIDDQRISVLNQCRQGDPTGPLDQIKGTARVVAPGQLTVQFYTVPFLRAPYWVLWVDESYQTAVVGVPNGRAGWILARSPQIAPVTRAMANDILRQNGYDPDALIETLHAP